Proteins found in one Nerophis lumbriciformis linkage group LG27, RoL_Nlum_v2.1, whole genome shotgun sequence genomic segment:
- the LOC133624323 gene encoding uncharacterized protein isoform X2: MGYTCTALFYLQGPGYDSKLHPVMRLQFGSSGVLGKVELPLSHHCGSTCQGPSYGLNSLRSYFKTTLASYARLFPDMVAALRSQAELLPKSWRQTLPEDEHDWVGCALFVRGPKGKAVLKSRLQLWWQPPQKLPYYTQSPASSAVFFHSRFFLWCPNKLWGCKLECPKRMHNLTGCGLYKTLRKVLDLSNWYYMATEYLECHACHKKYVTWASNIVGQLSTAKQAEFPAILTYKLSCDKKVIWQMQARTQGDSTTRLRSHLVVEHSREWQTLSVREGGSSSHGAHEGQDYVYIRKYPENGLHQEDDQEAGR; the protein is encoded by the exons AGTTTTGGGGAAGGTGGAGTTACCGCTCAGTCATCATTGTGGTAGTACCTGTCAGGGTCCCAGCTATGGGTTAAATAGCTTGCGTTCTTACTTTAAAACCACACTGGCTTCATACGCACGACTCTTCCCGGACATGGTCGCCGCCCTGCGCTCTCAAGCCGAG TTGCTGCCCAAGTCCTGGCGACAGACGCTGCCAGAAGACGAGCACGACTGGGTGGGCTGTGCGCTTTTTGTCCGAGGTCCCAAGGGGAAAGCGGTTCTCAAGTCTAGGCTGCAGCTATGGTGGCAACCTCCTCAGAAGTTGCCGTATTACACGCAATCCCCTGCCTCATCCGCTGTGTTTTTCCACTCACGCTTTTTCCTGTGGTGCCCGAACAAGCTTTGGGGCTGTAAGCTCGAGTGCCCAAAACGCATGCACAATCTGACGGGTTGCGGACTGTACAAGACCCTGAGAAAGGTCTTGGACTTAAGTAACTGGTACTACATGGCCACAGAGTACCTGGAGTGCCACGCGTGCCACAAGAAGTATGTCACGTGGGCCAGCAACATCGTCGGGCAGCTGAGCACGGCAAAACAGGCAGAGTTCCCGGCAATCCTCACCTACAA GTTATCTTGTGACAAGAAGGTCATATGGCAGATGCAGGCTCGCACGCAGGGTGACAGTACCACTCGGCTTCGCTCCCACCTGGTAGTCGAGCACTCGCGAGAGTGGCAGACTCTCAGTGTACGTGAGGGAGGTTCTTCCTCGCATGGAGCACACGAAGGCCAGGATTACGTCTACATTCGGAAGTATCCTGAAAATGGACTCCACCAAGAAG ATGACCAAGAAGCTGGCAGGTGA
- the LOC133624323 gene encoding uncharacterized protein isoform X1 codes for MGYTCTALFYLQGPGYDSKLHPVMRLQFGSSGVLGKVELPLSHHCGSTCQGPSYGLNSLRSYFKTTLASYARLFPDMVAALRSQAELLPKSWRQTLPEDEHDWVGCALFVRGPKGKAVLKSRLQLWWQPPQKLPYYTQSPASSAVFFHSRFFLWCPNKLWGCKLECPKRMHNLTGCGLYKTLRKVLDLSNWYYMATEYLECHACHKKYVTWASNIVGQLSTAKQAEFPAILTYKLSCDKKVIWQMQARTQGDSTTRLRSHLVVEHSREWQTLSVREGGSSSHGAHEGQDYVYIRKYPENGLHQEGMSEKWHQLRSH; via the exons AGTTTTGGGGAAGGTGGAGTTACCGCTCAGTCATCATTGTGGTAGTACCTGTCAGGGTCCCAGCTATGGGTTAAATAGCTTGCGTTCTTACTTTAAAACCACACTGGCTTCATACGCACGACTCTTCCCGGACATGGTCGCCGCCCTGCGCTCTCAAGCCGAG TTGCTGCCCAAGTCCTGGCGACAGACGCTGCCAGAAGACGAGCACGACTGGGTGGGCTGTGCGCTTTTTGTCCGAGGTCCCAAGGGGAAAGCGGTTCTCAAGTCTAGGCTGCAGCTATGGTGGCAACCTCCTCAGAAGTTGCCGTATTACACGCAATCCCCTGCCTCATCCGCTGTGTTTTTCCACTCACGCTTTTTCCTGTGGTGCCCGAACAAGCTTTGGGGCTGTAAGCTCGAGTGCCCAAAACGCATGCACAATCTGACGGGTTGCGGACTGTACAAGACCCTGAGAAAGGTCTTGGACTTAAGTAACTGGTACTACATGGCCACAGAGTACCTGGAGTGCCACGCGTGCCACAAGAAGTATGTCACGTGGGCCAGCAACATCGTCGGGCAGCTGAGCACGGCAAAACAGGCAGAGTTCCCGGCAATCCTCACCTACAA GTTATCTTGTGACAAGAAGGTCATATGGCAGATGCAGGCTCGCACGCAGGGTGACAGTACCACTCGGCTTCGCTCCCACCTGGTAGTCGAGCACTCGCGAGAGTGGCAGACTCTCAGTGTACGTGAGGGAGGTTCTTCCTCGCATGGAGCACACGAAGGCCAGGATTACGTCTACATTCGGAAGTATCCTGAAAATGGACTCCACCAAGAAGGTATGTCCGAGAAATGGCACCAACTACGATCACATTAA